In the Ornithinimicrobium pratense genome, CTTGTAGACGTTGAGCTGGAAGTTGCCCTGTGTGCCGGCGAAGGCGACGGTGGCGTCGTTGCCGAAGACGCGGGTGGCGACCATGGTCAGCGCCTCGGGCTGGGTCGGGTTGACCTTGCCCGGCATGATGCTGGAGCCCGGTTCGTTCTCGGGGATGACGAGCTCGCCGATGCCGTTGCGGGGGCCAGAGGCCAGCCAGCGCACGTCGTTGGCCATCTTCATCAGCGCGCCGGCCAGCGTGCGCAAGGCCGCCGAGGTCTGCACCAGGGCGTCGTGGGCCGACAGCGCGGCGAACTTGTTCTTGGCGGAGACCAGCTCGAACCCGGCCTCCTCGCCCATCTTCCGCGCGGCCAGGTCCCCGAACCGCGGGTGGGCATTGAGTCCGGTGCCCACCGCGGTGCCGCCGATCGCCAGCTCGTGCAGCCCGTCCCCGGCGTGGCGCACCTCGCGCATCGCGTAGTCGATCTGGGCCACCCAGCCACCGATCTCCTGCCCCAGGGTGATCGGGGTGGCGTCCTGCAGGTGGGTGCGGCCGACCTTCACCACGTCGGCGAACTCCTCCCCCTTGGCGGCCAGGGTGTCGCGCAGCAGGGCCACGTCACCCTCGAGCCGGTCCCGCAGCTCCAGCAGCACGGCGATGTGCATGGCCGTGGGGAAGGTGTCGTTGCTGCTCTGTCCCCGGTTGACGTGGTCGTTGGGATGCACGGGCACCTTGCTGCCCAGCTGGCCGCCGGCCAGCTCGATGGCCCGGTTGGAGATGACCTCGTTGCTGTTCATGTTGCTCTGGGTGCCCGAGCCGGTCTGGAAGACGACCAGCGGGAAGTGGTCGTCCAGCTCCCCGGCGATGACCTCGTCCGCGGCGCGGACGATGAGGTCGGCGACGTCCGAAGGCAGCTCGCCGAGCTCGGCGTTGGCCTGCGCGGCCCCCTTCTTCAGGATGCCCAGGGCCTTGATCACCGGGCGGCCCCAGACGAAGGTGTCCCGGCCGATGGGGAAGTTGTGGATGCTGCGCTGCGTCTGCGCGCCCCAGTAGCGGTCGGCGGCGACCTCGACCTGCCCCATGCTGTCCGTCTCGATGCGTGTCTGGCTCATGGCCTCATCGTAGGAGGGCCTGGCTGCAGGTCTGTGGCCGCGCCCGCCGTCATCGCCCTCCGCGCGCCTCACCCGTCGCAACCGTCACACCACCTAGCGTCGGACGGCGTGACGGACAGGTATGGAGCAGACGTGCTGACCGGTGACTGGCGCGCGCCGAGGCGCGGACGGGCCCAGCAGGTCGAGGCGCAGACCGGGCTGGTGGTCGAGGACGTCGACACCGGCTGGTGCGGAGCCGTGGTACGGGTGGAGAAGGCGGGCGGGATGCAGGTGGTGCACCTGGAGGACCGCCGCGGCAAGGTCAAGGGCTTCCCGCTCGGGCCCGGCTTCCTCCTCGAGGGCTCCCCTGTCGTGCTCACCGCCCCCACCGCCGAGCGCCGGGCCCAGGTCGCGGCGGCGAAGCAGGCGGCCCGCCGGACCGCGAGCGGGTCGGTCCGGGTCAACGGTCAGCCCGCCCGGGTGGCCAGCGGCTCACGGATCTGGGTCGAGGGCCGGCACGACGCCGAGCTGGTGGAGAAGGTCTGGGGCGACGACCTCCGGGTGGAGGGCGTCGTGGTGGAGATGCTCGACGGTGTCGATGATCTGGCGGGCGAGATCCGCCGGTTCGCGCCCACGGCGCAACGGCGCCTCGGGGTGCTCGTCGACCACCTCGTCCCGGGCACCAAGGAGAGCCGGATCGTCGCAGCGGCGGAGAAGGTCAGCCAGCACGTGCGGATCCTCGGTCATCCTTACGTCGACGTCTGGCAGTCGGTCAAACCGGCCCGGCTGGGCCTGCAGTCGTGGCCGGTCATCGAGAAGGGTCGCTCATGGAAGCACGGGGTGCTGGCCGAGCTGGGCTGGCCGCATACCTCGCAGACCGATGTCGCCCTGGGGTGGAAGAAGATCCTGTCCTCCGTGCGTTCCTACAGTGACCTGGAACCTACGCTGCTCGCCAGCGTCGAAGAGTTGATCGACTTCGTGACGGTTCCCTGACAAGGAGTGAGTGTCTTGACGCACAATCCCTACCCCCAGCAACCCCCTCTCCCGCAACCCGGCGACCCACGCGGCTACGCCGCCGCCCCGAACCCGGCGAACAGCGAGGAGCGCACGATGATGCTCGTCGCCCACCTGTCCGCCCCGGCGGCCATGCTGCTCAGCGTGGGCTGGCTGCCCTTCCTCGGCCCGCTGCTGGTCTGGCTGTTCTACCGCGAGCGCAGCGCGGCCGTACGGACGGCCGCTGCCGGCGCGTTCAACTTCAACCTGACGATGACCATCGCCTCGGTGCTGACCTGGATCAGCGTCTTCGTCACGTTCGGCATCGGCCTCATCTGGGCGGTTCCCATCTGGGTCGTGCTGTTCATCGTCCAGATCTGGGTCCACGTGCGTGGCGCGCTGGCCGCCTCCCGCGGCGAGGTCTACTCCTATCCCCTCCAGATCCGCCTGCTCAGCTGACGCCTCTCGGCGTGTCACCCCCGACACGCTGAGGGACGCGGCCCCGCCCGCACCAACCCCTTGCGCCCGGTGCCGGGCAGGAGTAGAACTCTCCTACGCACTCCTCACGGAGAGCGGATCGCAAGACTCGTCGAGGATTCGATGATCCGGCCGGGTGCCTGCACCCCGCCGGTGACCCCTCTGGTGATGCAGGGGAGAGCCTCGGGCACCTTCGCGATCGTCCGGTGCATCACCACTGGTCGTGGCCCGGTTGGCAGACTCATACTCTGCGAACCGGGCCACATCCATCTCTTGGCTCAGGCCCTGCTGGCTCATACCCGACAGGGACTGACGTCATTGTGGGGCGCCTACCCGACGGATCGACAGAGCACAGGTGGCGTGTCGGTGAACCCGCCTCCCCGCGCCGACGATCCGCGCTACTTCTTGCGGGGCCTGAGCGGCGAGGGCCCGGGTGTCCACGGCACGACGATCTCCTGTTCCGCGGCCCGGACAGCCAGCCCTTCGGCCCGGTGTCCGGCGGACACCATCGCCTCCTCGATCGCCCGGGCCAGCTTCTCCGGCCGTGGCGTCCCCAGGATCCACCACGCGTAGGGGGTCCTGCTGCGGGCGCGGCCAGACGACACCGTGTTGGGCGTCTCCAGCAGGCCCGGGATGTGCAGCCACGTGCCCGCGTCGGTGGCGCTGTCCAGACCGTTCACCGCCAACGACCGGTAGGCCAGCGGTCCCGTCCCGATCCGGTAGAGCGGACTGACCTGCGGCATCCCCCGGTGCCGCGAGATCAGCTGGCTGCGGCGCAGCACCCGCACCCGGTTCGGGTCGACGCTTGTCCAGGGCACGACATACCGGGCCGTCCGGGTGGGTCCGTAGCCCAGCACCAGACCGTGCTCGCAGACGCGGTGCCGCTCCAGGATCCCCGGCAGCGCGAAGGCCGACCAGAACAGGAGCAGCAGGGAGAGCATGGCGAGGCGGAACCAGAGCGGGTCGTCCGGGACGGTGATCCAGTGCCAGGCGACGAAGGCCACGGTGAGGAGCAGCATGACCGTGCCCGAGAGGGGCCCGGGCCAACACCGGAAGGTCGACAGGACGCGACCCATGTCCGTGCCTCGCAGGGGCTCCTGGGGCTGCGCCATCAGCTCTCCTGCAGCAGCGAGTGGACGAACTCCTCGATCGCGTCGAAGCCTTCCCCGCGGAACCGGATGAGCCCGTCCGCCTCACGCTGGGACAGGTAGCTGCCCTCCGGACCGGAGTAGAGGCCTGCGAAGGTGGTCTCGTCGGGCACTGCGGGATCGGTCCGGCTCAGGGTCACGGCGACGAGGGCCTGACCGACCGGCTCGAGCCGGGGGTCATGCCCCTGGACCTCGTCAACGGTGAGGCGCAGGTCGAACTCGGGGACCTGCGTCTGGGGGTCCACGCCCGACCAGGCCATCAGGGCCAGCGCCGTGTCCTCCGTGGGAGCGAGCACGAACTCGTGAAAACCCTGTGCGGTGATGAACTCGGCCAACCACCGCTCCTGCTCCTGCTCGTAGAAGACGATCCAGTCGGTCCCCATCGTGGTGGTGCGCTCGGCGACCACCATGGACGGCGCGTGCCGCCGCATCCCCAGCAGGGTCCAGACTTCTGGGGGCGAGGTCTGCTGGAGGGTGCCCTGGACGTCGTCGAGGGGCAGCGCCTCGACGAGTCCTCGCACGGTCAGCGAGCGCATCCCCATCGCGACGGCGAGCTCACGTTCCGAAGGCTCCAGCGAGTCCAGCCAGGGCAACGGGACCGGACGGTCCACCCCCTCGAAGACAAGAGCGGCGATCTCCTCATCGCTGTACGCCCCGAGGTTGAGCGCCTCCTCGGCGGACTCCTCGATCAACTCCCCGTGCAGGGAGATGACGTCAGGGTTGAGGAACGGGTCGTCCTGGTCCGGGGTCGGGTTGGCGTCATCATCGGGCACAGCGGGTCTCCGTCGTGGTGGGGGGGTGTCTGACAGGTCAGCAGAGAGATGGGCGGGGACGAGTGAGCTGGGCTAACCGCCGAAGAGTCCCTTCCAGACCTTCTTGCCCACGTTCTTGACGCCGTCGACCGCTCTCGAGCCGACGTCCTTGCCGAAGTCCCACGCCCGTGCGGCAGCCTCCCCGATCGCCTCTCGGTTCTCGTAGATCCAGGCCCCGGCCGCCACGGCTCCACCGACGGCGATGACGCCCAGACCCACCGGGCCCAGCGCGGCACCGGCGAGCAGTGCGTAGGTCGCGACGGACCCCGCCGCCGCGCCCCCGAAGCCACCTGCGCCGACGACAAGCCGGTCCGTGGCAGACATCCCGTCTCCACCGCGGACTGCCCGGTAGACGTCGTAACCCCCGGTGACCGCCCCGAGCGGGGCGAGGAGTCGACCGCCGGCCCGGGCGCCCGACATGACCCGGCTGTTGCTGAAGCGGGTCAACGCGCCCGGCCGAGCGGCGCTGTTGCGCGGGACACCGTCCCGGATCTCGCCGTAGCGGTGGTGCGACCCGCCCGCCCGGGGATAGCGGCGCTGGGCATGGCCCAACGCGGTGCGGTCAGCCTGCAACCGCCGCATGTTCTTGTAGTAGCGGTGCGACCCGGCCAGCCCCTGCTCCCGCCGGGCGGCGATGAGATGCGACCGGGCCCCTCGGCCCTGGCCCCGGCTGTCGATGATGGCCTGCACGGTGCGCTGGTATGCGGCGCTCTCCCGGCCGATGGTGACCGCCTGCCAGGAGTACCAGCCGTTGATGAGCGCCTTCTGGACGTTCTTGCCCGTGTCCAGGAGCACCTGCGGACTCGTCTCGCCCCGCACGATCGCCTCGATCTGCTCGCGGTCCAGCCGGACCTGCTGCGGCAGGATCGCGGCCGTCGACGCCGCCCAGGCGTCGACGGCGGAGGTGCTGGCCCCGTCCGGCGACCAGGTCGTCGCGAGGCCGGACAGGTTCGAGCGGGCCCGGGACTGCGCCTCCTCGAAGGTGAGCTGTGCGGAGTCGGCGTTGCTGCGGTGCCGGGACATGTCGGTGCGGGCCTGCGACTCCGCCTGCGTCTCTCCCGTGTTGCGGGCCAGGGTGAGGAGCCGCTGCGCCTCGGCATACCCGTCGGAGGCGGTGTCG is a window encoding:
- a CDS encoding DUF4870 domain-containing protein, with the translated sequence MSVLTHNPYPQQPPLPQPGDPRGYAAAPNPANSEERTMMLVAHLSAPAAMLLSVGWLPFLGPLLVWLFYRERSAAVRTAAAGAFNFNLTMTIASVLTWISVFVTFGIGLIWAVPIWVVLFIVQIWVHVRGALAASRGEVYSYPLQIRLLS
- a CDS encoding DUF3097 domain-containing protein, translated to MTDRYGADVLTGDWRAPRRGRAQQVEAQTGLVVEDVDTGWCGAVVRVEKAGGMQVVHLEDRRGKVKGFPLGPGFLLEGSPVVLTAPTAERRAQVAAAKQAARRTASGSVRVNGQPARVASGSRIWVEGRHDAELVEKVWGDDLRVEGVVVEMLDGVDDLAGEIRRFAPTAQRRLGVLVDHLVPGTKESRIVAAAEKVSQHVRILGHPYVDVWQSVKPARLGLQSWPVIEKGRSWKHGVLAELGWPHTSQTDVALGWKKILSSVRSYSDLEPTLLASVEELIDFVTVP
- the fumC gene encoding class II fumarate hydratase, with translation MSQTRIETDSMGQVEVAADRYWGAQTQRSIHNFPIGRDTFVWGRPVIKALGILKKGAAQANAELGELPSDVADLIVRAADEVIAGELDDHFPLVVFQTGSGTQSNMNSNEVISNRAIELAGGQLGSKVPVHPNDHVNRGQSSNDTFPTAMHIAVLLELRDRLEGDVALLRDTLAAKGEEFADVVKVGRTHLQDATPITLGQEIGGWVAQIDYAMREVRHAGDGLHELAIGGTAVGTGLNAHPRFGDLAARKMGEEAGFELVSAKNKFAALSAHDALVQTSAALRTLAGALMKMANDVRWLASGPRNGIGELVIPENEPGSSIMPGKVNPTQPEALTMVATRVFGNDATVAFAGTQGNFQLNVYKPVMVHAVLESIRLLGDGCRAFNDGCAVGLEPHTERIEANLASNLMQVTALNPHIGYDAAAAIAKQAHKEGLTLREAAIASGQVTEEEFDAWVVPIDMTRPRHVD